The sequence below is a genomic window from Selenomonas ruminantium subsp. lactilytica TAM6421.
CGCCGCGATAGCTGCGTTTGGAGGTCATGGCATCATAGGCATCCGCTACGGCAATCACCCGGGCATAGATGGGAATTCGGCTGCCGGCAAAGCCATCAGGATAGCCCTTGCCATCATAGCGCTCATGATGGGAGCGGGCACCTATAGCCAGTTCCGGGAACTCAGCTACGAGCTCCAGGATTTCCGAGCCAATCACCGTATGCTGCTTGATCTTGCTGTATTCTTCATCGGTCAACCTGGCCGTCTTGTTGATAATCGCTTCCGGGACGCCGATTTTCCCGATATCATGCAACAGTCCCATAAAGTAAATCTTGCGTTGCTCCTCCTCAAGCCAACCAAGTTTAAAAGCAATATGGCGGGCATAGCGGGCTACGCGCTGGGAATGACCGCGGGTATAAGCGTCCTTGGCATCGATGGTCTTGGCCAGAGCCATAACCGTCTCTTCGAACAGCCGTTCACTGGAAGCCAGTCTATCCTCGGCCAGTTTCGTCTGCCGATGGACTTCTTTTTTCAGATTGCGGTGGAGATACTCCATTTCGAGAACCTGTTCCACCTTTTTCACC
It includes:
- a CDS encoding HD-GYP domain-containing protein, encoding MQISQMRQTTVLVVDGSESDRQKLHQILDPRVQLQEAKSGMEALTYVVQHHVDLMLLASKLPDMDGFEVLRRLNLEPRFKDLPIIVTTHEHSQKAEAAVAMAGGFDIIRKPFVPIIVVKKVEQVLEMEYLHRNLKKEVHRQTKLAEDRLASSERLFEETVMALAKTIDAKDAYTRGHSQRVARYARHIAFKLGWLEEEQRKIYFMGLLHDIGKIGVPEAIINKTARLTDEEYSKIKQHTVIGSEILELVAEFPELAIGARSHHERYDGKGYPDGFAGSRIPIYARVIAVADAYDAMTSKRSYRGVLPQDVVRGEIAKGRGTQFDPQFADVMLQIIDEDEEYILHER